The following proteins are encoded in a genomic region of Dyadobacter sp. UC 10:
- a CDS encoding DUF5672 family protein: MKELVSVVIPILNPEIDPTEERILHHCLETLHQYPLIFITFEGADLSIVKEHNEDIDVIYFPKKYFQSRDHLASLFLMEDFYDRFNWCDFLLIHELNSWVVRDELYYWCKQGYDYLTAAPYFDNPGKISDHILKRLSGLTTDEKILFGNGYTDNGLYLCRIERMTKTLQNKRKEAYQYRHEVRLQHADSVFWDLEANRFWPQLRKPTHIVRNHFARNVMRIGNSDALPFALTGICRSNIRDLPYFNTKPEAD; this comes from the coding sequence ATGAAAGAGCTTGTATCCGTTGTCATTCCTATCCTGAACCCCGAAATTGACCCGACCGAGGAACGGATTTTGCACCATTGTCTGGAAACCCTGCATCAGTATCCGTTGATATTCATCACATTCGAAGGTGCCGACCTCTCTATTGTGAAGGAGCATAATGAGGATATCGACGTTATTTACTTTCCGAAAAAATACTTTCAGTCACGCGACCATCTGGCTTCTCTGTTTTTGATGGAAGATTTTTACGACAGGTTCAACTGGTGTGATTTTCTGCTCATCCACGAACTGAATAGTTGGGTTGTGCGCGACGAACTCTACTATTGGTGTAAGCAGGGATATGATTATCTCACAGCCGCACCTTATTTCGACAATCCCGGAAAAATCTCAGATCATATTTTAAAAAGGCTTTCAGGACTAACTACTGACGAAAAAATACTATTCGGAAACGGTTATACCGATAATGGACTTTACCTTTGTCGGATTGAGCGAATGACAAAAACCTTGCAAAACAAACGGAAAGAGGCTTATCAATATCGGCACGAGGTCCGTTTGCAGCACGCAGACTCTGTTTTCTGGGATCTGGAAGCAAATCGTTTCTGGCCCCAGCTGAGAAAGCCTACTCATATTGTACGGAATCATTTCGCCCGAAACGTCATGCGAATCGGAAACAGCGACGCGCTACCATTTGCATTGACCGGCATTTGCCGATCAAATATCAGGGACCTGCCCTATTTTAACACCAAGCCGGAAGCCGATTAA
- a CDS encoding glycosyltransferase family protein, which translates to MTIAFTICSINYLAQARTLGDSLKSTNPDVKFFIGLVDSLEGIAFENPYTTEFPMIEIDKIEIKDFQEMAERYNITELNTAVKPFYFTYFFRHYPEATEVIYFDPDIIVFQSLEGLINSLQKHSAVVTPHITTPIEDQLTPNELHHLNTGVYNLGFVAFMRSEENNRFIEWWEEKLRYECLIDLCNGLFVDQNWMNFLPVFVPDTLIERNPGYNAAYWNLHERTFSFQNERFMVNGEYQLLFFHYSGYDPAKPEILSKYQDRFELADRTDLTELFGIYRNSLLSKGNAYYRKFPCAYIKPAPVRRYQRVRKFLKKPIQYVIGQLETF; encoded by the coding sequence ATGACCATTGCCTTTACCATTTGCTCGATCAATTACTTAGCTCAGGCGAGGACATTAGGAGATTCACTCAAATCCACTAATCCGGATGTGAAATTCTTTATCGGGCTGGTTGATTCCCTTGAAGGCATTGCTTTCGAAAATCCCTACACAACTGAATTCCCAATGATTGAGATTGACAAGATCGAGATCAAAGATTTTCAGGAAATGGCGGAGCGGTATAATATTACTGAGCTTAACACGGCGGTAAAGCCATTTTACTTCACCTATTTTTTCAGGCATTATCCTGAGGCGACGGAAGTCATTTATTTTGATCCCGACATCATCGTCTTCCAGTCTCTTGAAGGTTTAATAAACTCACTGCAAAAACACAGTGCAGTGGTTACGCCCCACATTACAACACCTATCGAAGACCAGCTTACGCCGAATGAACTGCACCATTTAAATACCGGTGTCTACAATCTCGGTTTCGTTGCTTTCATGCGAAGTGAGGAAAATAACCGATTTATCGAATGGTGGGAAGAAAAATTAAGGTATGAATGCCTGATAGATCTCTGTAACGGACTTTTTGTTGATCAGAACTGGATGAATTTTCTGCCGGTATTTGTTCCCGATACCTTGATAGAAAGAAATCCCGGATACAACGCCGCCTACTGGAACCTGCACGAGCGCACATTTTCCTTTCAAAACGAACGGTTTATGGTCAATGGCGAATATCAACTGCTTTTTTTCCATTACAGCGGTTATGATCCTGCGAAACCGGAAATATTGTCTAAATACCAGGATCGTTTTGAGTTAGCGGATCGCACGGATCTTACCGAACTATTTGGAATTTACCGGAACAGCCTGTTATCAAAAGGAAATGCATATTACCGTAAATTCCCCTGTGCCTATATCAAGCCTGCGCCGGTTCGGCGGTACCAGCGGGTACGCAAATTTCTCAAAAAACCTATCCAATATGTGATTGGCCAATTGGAAACATTCTGA
- a CDS encoding glycosyltransferase family 4 protein: MEQKKILFVSHDANRAGSQLLLLQLLRLLKERGIPMHLLLCSGGELEKEFEEVVTITRLYQNNKVAPTPFTGKILKKVNLYKFYEEHTVQKGADRVVSELEMQNIGLVFVNSIANSGVYHDFLKFLHHVPLVLFVHELAMSVKMYSHEKHLAFMLHKADHLIAVSHAVANYYVKKYDFPPSRVSTFTLIDHEHIDQKLRTVQHNLLEKTHKVPADAIVIGGCGNAEWRKGNDIFNWIAKRVIHKTQPLPVYFVWIGAGPQHEIYTLIESDIRLMGLTDKIILIPPTPNALDYINRFDVLLLSSREDPYPLVVLEAALLEIPVVCFEDAGGAPELIESDAGFVVPYVDISAASDAIIQLILDPALRETLGRNGRKKVLERHNTDKSVGSIEAIIQKYLPLQVSEQQNQ, encoded by the coding sequence ATGGAGCAAAAGAAAATACTTTTCGTCAGTCACGACGCGAACCGGGCCGGGAGCCAGTTGCTGCTATTGCAGCTTCTAAGGCTTTTGAAAGAGCGAGGTATCCCGATGCATCTTTTGCTTTGCAGCGGAGGAGAACTTGAAAAGGAATTTGAAGAAGTAGTGACCATTACCAGGCTCTACCAGAATAACAAAGTCGCCCCGACGCCCTTTACTGGAAAGATTTTAAAAAAGGTCAATCTGTACAAATTTTACGAAGAACACACGGTTCAGAAAGGGGCAGACAGAGTTGTATCCGAACTGGAAATGCAGAATATCGGACTTGTTTTCGTCAATTCAATCGCTAACTCCGGCGTCTACCACGACTTTCTGAAATTTCTGCACCATGTTCCGCTCGTACTTTTTGTGCACGAGCTCGCGATGTCGGTAAAAATGTATTCGCACGAAAAGCATCTGGCATTCATGCTGCACAAAGCCGATCACCTGATCGCTGTTTCTCATGCAGTAGCCAATTATTACGTTAAGAAATACGATTTCCCTCCTTCGCGCGTCAGTACATTTACACTGATCGACCACGAGCATATTGATCAGAAACTAAGAACAGTCCAGCACAATCTACTTGAAAAAACGCATAAAGTCCCGGCCGACGCGATCGTGATCGGAGGCTGCGGAAATGCCGAGTGGCGCAAAGGAAATGATATATTTAACTGGATTGCCAAGCGCGTAATACACAAAACGCAACCTTTGCCTGTGTACTTCGTCTGGATAGGCGCAGGGCCGCAGCATGAAATTTACACGCTGATTGAAAGCGATATACGTTTGATGGGTCTAACCGACAAGATTATCCTGATCCCTCCTACCCCGAATGCCCTGGATTATATCAATCGTTTTGACGTGCTCCTGCTCAGTTCACGGGAAGATCCTTATCCCCTGGTAGTACTGGAAGCAGCCTTACTGGAAATTCCGGTAGTATGCTTTGAAGATGCCGGCGGCGCACCGGAGCTCATCGAAAGCGATGCTGGCTTTGTGGTACCGTACGTTGATATTTCTGCTGCATCCGATGCAATCATTCAATTAATCCTTGATCCGGCACTGCGCGAAACACTGGGCCGCAACGGAAGAAAAAAGGTGTTAGAGCGGCACAATACCGATAAAAGCGTAGGCAGTATCGAAGCCATTATTCAAAAGTACTTACCTTTACAGGTTTCGGAACAGCAAAATCAATGA
- a CDS encoding acetyltransferase, with protein MAKIIIFGVLDTAELAHYYLTHDSEHEIVAFTINRQYIDQESFKGLPVVAFEDVETLFPPTEHSFFAPMTGRNMNRNREAIYHEAKSKGYQFISYISSKATIFDKSVIGENCFILEDNTIQPFTTVGNNVVMWSGNHIGHHGQIKDHVFFTSHVVLSGHCVVEPYSFFGVNSTIRDYTMIAQGTLVGMASAITKETEEWGIYVGNPAKKVPGKLSYEAY; from the coding sequence ATGGCCAAGATTATCATATTTGGAGTACTCGACACGGCAGAACTAGCACATTACTATTTGACTCATGACTCAGAGCATGAAATAGTTGCGTTCACTATTAACCGCCAGTATATAGATCAGGAATCTTTCAAGGGATTACCCGTTGTTGCATTCGAAGACGTAGAAACGCTCTTTCCGCCGACAGAACATTCCTTTTTCGCCCCGATGACCGGCCGCAATATGAACCGGAACAGAGAAGCGATCTATCATGAGGCCAAGTCCAAAGGATACCAGTTCATTTCCTACATCAGTTCCAAAGCCACCATTTTCGACAAAAGTGTTATTGGTGAGAACTGCTTTATTCTGGAAGATAATACCATTCAGCCTTTTACAACTGTCGGCAATAATGTGGTCATGTGGAGTGGGAATCATATCGGGCACCACGGGCAAATTAAAGACCATGTTTTCTTTACATCACATGTTGTGCTGTCAGGGCATTGCGTGGTTGAGCCATACTCATTTTTTGGGGTGAACAGTACGATACGCGATTATACAATGATCGCCCAGGGAACGCTTGTGGGCATGGCCTCGGCGATTACGAAAGAAACTGAGGAATGGGGTATTTACGTTGGCAATCCGGCTAAAAAGGTTCCTGGAAAACTGAGCTACGAAGCTTACTGA
- a CDS encoding WbqC family protein has translation MTIAIMQPYIFPYIGYFQLINAVDKFIIYDDVNFINKGWINRNNILVSGKAHLFTIPLKDASQNKLISEVALSSGEPWQKKFLKTIQQSYQKAPYYQKVFVLIEEIVNLEVSTINELTLHALIRTCAFMDINTEIIPSSTIYNNTHLKGQDRILDICKQENARHYINPIGGMELYDKGKFEREGIKLDFIKSLSAPYIQFKNAFVPWLSVIDILMFNSPEEIRKQLKAYELI, from the coding sequence ATGACCATTGCAATCATGCAGCCCTATATATTCCCCTATATAGGCTATTTCCAACTGATCAATGCTGTTGATAAGTTCATTATCTACGATGATGTGAATTTTATCAACAAAGGCTGGATCAATCGAAATAACATACTGGTGTCGGGAAAAGCGCATCTTTTCACTATACCTTTAAAAGACGCAAGCCAGAACAAGCTCATTAGTGAAGTAGCATTGTCTTCGGGCGAACCCTGGCAGAAAAAGTTTTTAAAGACCATTCAACAGTCTTACCAGAAAGCCCCCTATTATCAAAAGGTTTTTGTTCTGATTGAAGAAATCGTAAATTTAGAAGTTAGTACCATCAACGAACTAACCTTGCATGCGCTGATCAGGACCTGCGCATTTATGGACATTAATACTGAAATTATCCCCTCCTCAACAATCTATAACAACACACATCTGAAAGGACAGGACAGAATTTTGGACATCTGCAAACAGGAAAATGCCAGACATTACATTAATCCGATCGGTGGAATGGAATTGTATGACAAAGGCAAATTTGAAAGAGAAGGGATTAAGCTCGACTTCATTAAAAGTCTTTCAGCTCCATATATCCAATTCAAAAATGCTTTTGTACCTTGGTTATCTGTAATTGATATCCTGATGTTTAACAGCCCCGAAGAGATCAGGAAACAACTGAAAGCTTACGAATTAATTTAG
- a CDS encoding ArnT family glycosyltransferase — MVLFYWLAFFLFLYGIGFVAKKVAQPSLTEWLLSCFVLFTGSIIPSGFILSALDLTAHVYVWIITSFLILSLHYLIWSYLVNAGPGYSVRSVLSNRLTTFRAWIRELSPYLKAIFLIMFSTFVFIGVTNLILVLFTAPNEWDSMTGHLNRAVRYIQRGTMAHFGGTNWNMDTYPKSLTTIQIYSYLISGNFENAFKLIHHASYYISLVAVFGTAQRIGRNLSASFFCALAYSLFLDFLMQAISTETDIVMTAYLSCLMYFLFTYYSTRSNKYLYFSGMIFGIVFGHKVTFALLLPSVFVIMLYTVFLAPDLKTFFARFVKLGVSIFVAMLIYTFPTGYIKNIMVFGHPIGPPTSLKHQSVERAGPLSNLFEQGSRNMVRYAYDFFNLDGIRNAQWGYNLNTTIRKPIVALEDKLHMRLDEETDFSILPFSMQRRFQNYNANPYWGVFGFALTLPLVLLVLVRVFRSRVHWFLALAFCLHFATLSYSAPYDPFKGRYFIETGLFGVLFLLLLFSHHRLSITKPRRNVWKGYVFVIVVLACISAVMSVYLNVRCLPLPAYGHESAFKTERVKFQTIARPDITKPYQAFDSIVPPDATVALATINDDFEYPLYGAELSRKLISINPFEQGLKPIPKEADYLFYARSVVNDTSKIKALPTDIRLGSDTTMTNLDVKGEDYYLRKLK; from the coding sequence ATGGTACTTTTTTATTGGCTTGCCTTTTTTCTCTTTTTATACGGTATAGGATTTGTTGCAAAAAAGGTTGCTCAGCCTTCGCTTACTGAGTGGCTGCTCAGCTGTTTTGTCCTATTCACCGGAAGCATTATTCCCAGCGGCTTTATCCTCTCCGCCCTTGATCTCACCGCTCATGTTTACGTGTGGATCATCACCAGCTTCCTGATTCTGTCTCTTCATTATCTGATTTGGTCTTATCTGGTAAACGCTGGGCCGGGCTATTCTGTAAGATCTGTTTTATCAAATCGCCTGACAACCTTCAGGGCCTGGATCAGAGAGCTCTCTCCGTATCTGAAAGCGATTTTTCTGATCATGTTTTCCACGTTTGTATTCATCGGGGTCACGAATCTGATACTGGTGCTCTTTACCGCCCCGAACGAATGGGACAGCATGACCGGCCACCTCAATCGGGCGGTACGCTACATTCAGCGGGGAACGATGGCGCACTTTGGAGGTACAAACTGGAATATGGATACTTATCCTAAAAGCCTGACTACCATTCAGATTTACAGCTATTTAATTAGCGGAAATTTCGAAAATGCATTCAAGCTGATCCATCATGCCTCTTATTATATTTCTCTGGTTGCAGTGTTCGGCACTGCCCAGCGGATAGGCAGAAATTTGTCCGCAAGCTTCTTTTGCGCGCTGGCATACAGCCTGTTCCTCGACTTTTTAATGCAGGCTATTTCAACTGAGACGGATATTGTCATGACCGCCTATTTGAGCTGTCTGATGTACTTTCTTTTTACCTATTATTCAACCAGATCGAATAAGTACCTCTATTTCTCCGGAATGATTTTCGGGATCGTTTTTGGGCATAAAGTGACATTTGCACTGCTTCTGCCTTCGGTATTCGTGATCATGCTCTACACCGTATTCCTGGCACCTGATCTGAAAACTTTTTTTGCCCGGTTTGTCAAGCTCGGCGTTTCCATATTTGTGGCGATGCTCATTTACACCTTCCCAACCGGATATATCAAAAACATTATGGTTTTCGGGCATCCTATTGGCCCCCCGACTTCTTTGAAACACCAATCGGTCGAAAGAGCAGGACCTTTATCCAACCTTTTCGAACAGGGAAGCAGGAATATGGTCAGGTACGCTTATGATTTCTTTAATCTTGACGGTATCAGAAATGCGCAGTGGGGCTATAATCTGAATACGACCATCAGGAAACCTATTGTCGCCCTCGAAGATAAACTGCATATGCGGCTGGATGAGGAAACCGATTTCTCGATCCTGCCATTTTCCATGCAGCGGCGATTTCAGAACTACAATGCCAATCCTTACTGGGGCGTATTCGGATTTGCATTGACACTCCCCCTCGTCCTGCTGGTACTTGTGCGTGTGTTCCGGTCCAGGGTACATTGGTTCCTCGCCCTGGCATTCTGCCTTCATTTCGCAACATTATCGTATTCGGCACCCTACGATCCTTTTAAAGGGAGGTATTTTATAGAAACCGGCTTATTCGGCGTACTTTTTCTGCTACTGTTATTTTCACATCACCGCCTGTCGATCACCAAGCCGCGGCGTAATGTTTGGAAAGGTTACGTATTTGTGATTGTGGTACTGGCCTGTATTTCGGCCGTAATGTCGGTTTACCTCAATGTCCGCTGCCTGCCGCTGCCTGCCTACGGACACGAATCTGCCTTTAAAACCGAGCGCGTTAAATTTCAGACCATCGCGCGTCCCGATATTACGAAACCCTACCAGGCATTCGATTCAATCGTACCGCCGGATGCTACCGTGGCATTGGCAACCATCAATGATGATTTTGAATATCCATTGTATGGTGCGGAATTGTCGCGCAAACTGATTTCGATCAATCCTTTTGAACAAGGCCTGAAACCGATCCCAAAGGAAGCTGACTACCTGTTTTATGCCAGAAGCGTAGTAAATGATACGAGTAAGATCAAAGCTCTACCTACCGATATTCGCCTCGGTTCCGATACTACAATGACCAACCTGGATGTAAAAGGAGAGGATTATTATCTTCGGAAACTCAAATAG
- a CDS encoding DegT/DnrJ/EryC1/StrS family aminotransferase: MINVTKTFLPEREEYLKLVHEIWDRGYITNNGPVLQQLEEELKKYLKVDHLYFCGNGTIVLQIAIKALELKGEIITTPFSYCATSNAILWENCTPVFVDIDAKTFNIDPALIEASITPATSAILATHVYGNPCDIEAIEEIAKKHNLKVIYDAAHAFGVTYKGKSLLSYGDLSTCSFHATKVFHTIEGGALVSNHPELDKKLHLLRAFGHQGDDLYLYAGINGKNSEFHAAMGLVNLPRVAEIIQARKEVFDAYDSLLNWDLLYKPAISSDIEYNYAYYPVVFPSEEVMFRIMDALREQEIIPRRYFFPSLNTLSFMPRQFACPVSEDIALRVLSLPLYVGLPYSDIERISGIINGHLSP, translated from the coding sequence ATGATTAATGTCACTAAAACCTTTCTGCCAGAACGGGAAGAGTACCTGAAATTAGTCCATGAAATATGGGACCGCGGCTACATCACCAACAACGGGCCTGTATTGCAACAGCTTGAAGAAGAGCTGAAAAAATATTTAAAAGTTGATCACCTTTATTTTTGTGGAAACGGAACCATCGTTCTGCAGATAGCGATCAAAGCGCTTGAATTGAAAGGGGAAATTATCACAACTCCCTTCTCTTATTGCGCCACTTCCAATGCAATCTTATGGGAGAATTGCACGCCCGTTTTCGTAGATATTGATGCGAAAACTTTCAATATAGATCCAGCGCTCATCGAGGCATCGATCACACCTGCCACTTCGGCTATCCTGGCGACGCACGTTTACGGAAATCCCTGTGATATTGAAGCAATTGAAGAAATAGCCAAAAAGCATAATCTTAAAGTCATTTACGACGCAGCACACGCATTCGGAGTGACTTACAAAGGCAAATCTCTGCTTTCCTACGGCGATCTCAGCACATGCAGCTTTCACGCTACCAAGGTTTTTCATACCATTGAGGGCGGCGCATTAGTATCCAATCACCCTGAACTGGACAAAAAGCTGCATTTATTGCGCGCATTCGGACACCAGGGCGATGACCTTTATTTATATGCGGGTATTAACGGGAAGAATTCCGAATTCCATGCGGCTATGGGATTGGTTAACCTGCCGCGCGTGGCGGAAATTATCCAGGCAAGAAAAGAAGTTTTCGATGCCTATGACAGCCTGCTGAACTGGGATCTGCTTTACAAGCCTGCAATCAGCAGCGATATCGAGTACAACTATGCCTATTACCCGGTCGTGTTTCCTTCGGAGGAAGTAATGTTCCGTATAATGGACGCTTTACGGGAACAGGAAATCATTCCCCGCCGTTACTTTTTCCCTTCGTTAAATACCCTTTCTTTCATGCCGCGGCAATTTGCTTGTCCGGTTTCTGAAGATATAGCATTAAGAGTGTTAAGTTTGCCTTTATATGTTGGTCTGCCCTACTCAGATATTGAGCGCATATCCGGCATCATTAATGGTCATTTATCACCATAA
- a CDS encoding ABC transporter ATP-binding protein, with protein MPVIVAENISKKYIIDHQRKSGSTGLRDVVTETVDKLFSRKKAQDDFSDKEEFWALKDINFSIDQGDRIGIVGHNGAGKSTLLKILSRITEPSTGQIKIEGRIASLLEVGTGFHPELTGRENIFLNGAILGMNKSEIRESFDAIVDFAGVEKFLDTPVKRYSSGMYVRLGFAIAAHLNPEILIVDEVLAVGDTEFQKKCLGKMRDVSESGRTLIFVSHNLTAIQALCNKSFYFEKGRLIDQGETTHIVTNYLSKVSHKSLDKHWDNIESAPGNDQVRVKRFKLFPEYQDDLNHIDVRTPINFQFEFWNLVEGANLNLSMHLYTFTGECIFNVGTQSESFPKGLVTGTCELPGNFLNDGSYVVSMMIVKDTSTVLYNMEEALVFDIEDYRENVTWYGKWPGYIRPQLNFSIRQTEHVVND; from the coding sequence ATGCCTGTCATTGTAGCTGAAAACATCAGTAAAAAATATATCATCGACCACCAGCGCAAAAGTGGGTCAACCGGCCTGCGTGATGTTGTGACGGAAACGGTCGACAAGTTATTTTCAAGAAAGAAGGCGCAGGATGATTTTTCGGACAAGGAAGAATTCTGGGCACTCAAGGATATTAATTTTAGTATCGACCAGGGCGACCGTATCGGTATTGTTGGTCATAACGGAGCAGGCAAATCGACTTTGCTCAAAATTCTCAGCCGGATTACCGAACCAAGTACGGGGCAGATCAAAATAGAAGGCCGTATTGCAAGCTTACTGGAAGTAGGAACAGGTTTTCATCCTGAACTTACCGGAAGAGAAAATATCTTCCTGAACGGGGCGATTCTCGGAATGAACAAAAGCGAGATCCGTGAATCCTTCGATGCCATCGTTGACTTTGCAGGGGTTGAGAAATTTCTCGATACTCCTGTTAAAAGGTATTCGTCAGGTATGTATGTGAGACTGGGCTTTGCTATCGCAGCTCACCTCAACCCTGAAATCCTGATCGTCGACGAAGTACTGGCAGTGGGAGACACCGAATTTCAAAAGAAATGCCTCGGTAAAATGCGGGACGTATCGGAAAGCGGGCGTACGCTGATATTCGTAAGCCACAACCTGACTGCAATCCAGGCACTTTGTAATAAATCATTTTATTTTGAAAAAGGCCGTCTGATTGATCAGGGAGAAACAACGCATATCGTTACGAATTATTTAAGCAAGGTTTCGCATAAATCCCTCGATAAGCATTGGGACAACATTGAAAGCGCACCAGGCAATGACCAGGTAAGGGTAAAGCGTTTCAAGCTATTCCCCGAATATCAGGACGACCTGAACCATATTGACGTTCGGACGCCTATCAATTTCCAGTTCGAATTCTGGAACCTGGTAGAAGGCGCGAACCTCAACTTAAGTATGCATTTATACACATTTACCGGTGAATGCATTTTTAATGTAGGCACGCAATCCGAAAGCTTCCCGAAAGGATTGGTCACCGGAACCTGCGAGCTTCCGGGCAATTTCCTTAACGACGGCTCTTACGTAGTCTCCATGATGATCGTAAAAGATACCAGCACGGTGCTTTACAACATGGAAGAAGCACTGGTATTTGATATTGAGGACTATCGTGAAAATGTTACCTGGTATGGCAAATGGCCCGGATATATTCGCCCCCAACTTAATTTTTCCATTCGCCAAACTGAACACGTAGTGAATGATTAA